Genomic window (Propionibacteriaceae bacterium ZF39):
GACCGAGGTCACGACCGATCCGGTGGTGGGACATCGCGACATGTCCATGACGTCCTGCCCCGGGGACGCGCTCTATCCGCTCGTTCGGAGCCGGATCCTGCCCGAGGCGCTGACCCTGCTGCGTGGCGTTGAGCAGACGACACCGACACCGACACCCACACCGACTCCATCCCCGGAGCCTCCGGCTGGCCCCCGCGCCGATGAGCCGACCGCGAGTGCCTCGCCGAAGGCCAGGATTCCCACCTCGGCCGGGCCCACCGCAACAGCACCCGGGACGACACCGCCGGCCCCCGAGTCGGGGGGCACGTTCGAGCAGGCGCTGCCGATCGGAGTCGGAGCCGCAGTGGTGGCCGGGGGAGCGGCCGTCGCTGCCGTGGTGGCGAAGCGACGCCGCTCCTAGGGGGACCGCAGCCGTCCCAGCCCGGACGCCCGCTCCGCCGGCCGCGACACCGCCCTGGCGAAGGCCTCGGGCGAGCCGATCACCTCAACGTGTTCGCTGGCCCTGGTCACGGCCGTGTAGACGAGTTCCCGGGTCAACAACGGGGATTCCACCGGAGGTAGGACGAGGGTGATCCGGCGGAACTGACTGCCCTGCGACTTGTGCACCGTCATCGCATGGACGGGCTCGAACGCATTCAGCTCAAGAGGCGTGTGGAGTCTGGGCACCCCACCCCTGGCGAAGGCGGCGCGCGGACCCGAAGGAGTGCGGACGATGACGCCGGTGTCGCCGTTGTAGAGCCCGACGTCCGGATCGTTCTCGGTGATCATGATCGGTAGCCCCGGATAGAGATCGCCCGTCGGCCCGTAACCGCTGATGGCACCGCGCAGCCAGTCCTGCACGAGGCGTTCCCACCTCGAGACCCCGAACGGACCGGAGCGGTGGGCGCACAGCACCCGGTGTTGCTCCAGGGCGTTCAGGGCCTTCCGGGCGTCACCGGTGTCGGCTGCCGCGTGCATGGCGCGGCCCGCCTCGACCACCTGGTCGCGGATGGCGGCTGCGGTGGCGGGGCTGAGGTTGCTGCCGGCAGGGCTGAGGCGTACATCATCGGCACCGCTCAGCAGGACCTCGACCGCCGCATCCGCGTCACCTGCCCGAATGGCCCGTGCGAGCCGACCGATCCCGCCCTGGAATCGCCACGTGTAGCTCAGGGTCGCCACGCCGGCGCCGGTGGGGAGGGCCGGCGGCCGTTCCCGGTCGGCCACCTCGGCCAGCGACGTCAGCATGCGGTCGGGGGTCGGGGGCACCGCGCGGGTGATATCGGCCAGGACTGCGCCGGCATCGACCGGCGTGAGCTGGTCGGGGTCGCCCACGAGGACGAGCCGGGCGTGGGGGCGCAGTGCCTGCAGCAACAACGCCATCTGCGACAGCGAGACCATCGACATCTCGTCCACGACGACGAGTTCGTGGGGCAGCGGGTTATCGGGGTTGTGGCGGGCGTGGGCCTGGCCGGGGCGTACGCCCAGCAGCCGGTGCAGGGTGAGCGCGTCGGGAACGGCCGTCGAGGACCAAGGAGCCGGCAGGTCATCGACCGACCGACGGACAGCCTCTTCCAGCCGGGCGGCAGCCTTGCCCGTCGGTGCGGCCAGGGCCACGACAGGCGGCGTGTCGTGCAGCGCCTCGTGCAGGGCGAGGATCTTGGCCACCACCGTGGTCTTGCCCGTCCCGGGGCCACCGGCCACGACCGTGACCTGATTGAGCG
Coding sequences:
- the recD gene encoding exodeoxyribonuclease V subunit alpha gives rise to the protein MTTADQVLGATGLLAEFNAAGVLAPADVHTARLIGDLWTEPNDSVRLAIALAVRALRSGSVCLDVTRLAEQVMATLEEVPDALPWPDPDVWVEAIRRSPAVAAAKAGGSSGQPLRLVDDLLYLERWWRTEEVVRHQLEQRSVETVPLAPLPRLRRELDALFDDQALPADEPPHQRLAAAMTALNQVTVVAGGPGTGKTTVVAKILALHEALHDTPPVVALAAPTGKAAARLEEAVRRSVDDLPAPWSSTAVPDALTLHRLLGVRPGQAHARHNPDNPLPHELVVVDEMSMVSLSQMALLLQALRPHARLVLVGDPDQLTPVDAGAVLADITRAVPPTPDRMLTSLAEVADRERPPALPTGAGVATLSYTWRFQGGIGRLARAIRAGDADAAVEVLLSGADDVRLSPAGSNLSPATAAAIRDQVVEAGRAMHAAADTGDARKALNALEQHRVLCAHRSGPFGVSRWERLVQDWLRGAISGYGPTGDLYPGLPIMITENDPDVGLYNGDTGVIVRTPSGPRAAFARGGVPRLHTPLELNAFEPVHAMTVHKSQGSQFRRITLVLPPVESPLLTRELVYTAVTRASEHVEVIGSPEAFARAVSRPAERASGLGRLRSP